A segment of the Deinococcota bacterium genome:
GTCTAAGATCGCACCCTCGCAGTTGATGCAGCCCTTCAGAGGCAAATCTGTGATCTACTGAAAGTACGATATAGGAAAGAACCTCTGGGAGCAGCGAACCTTTGGATACAGACCAACCGTAGCATCATCAAAATATAGTTCACCGTTTGCTCAAATCCACAGGTATCTTAAATTTATGAGCAAACCTACATACAGGAAACGTGCGAGCGCTTAGATTGAGCGCGAAAGGAAGGTCATTATGGCACGCAACCCCTGGCAAGAACTCGAGAACATGCAACGGCACCTCCGCGCCCTGCAAAACCACCCAGGGGGCGACGAAGGCATCTCGTCCTGGGTGCCCTCCACCGACATCATCGACGACGAGGACGGGCTGCACTTCTACCTCGACCTGCCCGGCGTGCAGAAGGACAGCTTAGAGGTCTCGACCGAGCAGAACACCCTGAGCGTCAAGGCGCACCGCGTCTACGAGGAGTCCCAGGGCCAGACCACGCACCGCCAGGAGCGGCCGCAGGGCTCGTTCAGCCGCTCCTTCAACATTCCCGCCAGCTACGACATCGAGGCGGTCGAGGCTTCGTACGAGGGCGGCGTCATGCACCTGAACGTGCCGCGTTCGGAAAAGACCAGGGCGCGCAAGGTAAGCGTGCAGGTCGGTTCTTGAGCGCGACCTGCGTTGCCCAATCTTTGCCCAACATCGAGGAGGCCGCCGCGCCTCCTCTTGTACTGGCTCTGCTCGAGCGCGGCAGGCAGCATCCGGCTGGGGAATGCTAGGCTGGTAGGCGAAGGTCGTTTCGAGAGGAGCCAAGCTTGCCACTTATCGAGCTCGAGCGCGAATTTCGACCCCCGCCGCAGTGGCAGAAGGTCATCGACCACACCCGCTGCATCGGCTGTCACGCCTGCACCGTCGCCTGCAAGAGCGAAAACGAGGTGCCCGTCGGCGTCACCCGCACCTACGTCAAGGCGGTCGAGACGGGCCTCTTTCCCGATACCCGCCGGCACTTCCAGGTGACGCGCTGCAACCAGTGCGCCGAGCCGCCCTGCGTCCACATCTGCCCGGTCACGGCCATGTACCAGCGAAACGACGGCATCGTCGACTTCGACAAGGATGTGTGCATCGGCTGCAAGGCCTGCATCGCCGCCTGCCCCTACGACGCGATTTTTATCAACCCCGAAGACGGCAGCGCCGAGAAGTGCAACTTCTGCACCCAGAAGCTCGACGTGGGGCTCGAGCCCGCCTGCGTCACCGTCTGCCCGACCGAGGCCATCATCATCGGTGACTTAAACGACCCCTCCTGCAAGGTCGCCGAACTGGTGGGCCGCGAGAGCATCAGCGTGCGCCGGCCCGAGAAGCACACCAAGCCCAAGCTCGCCTATCTGGGCGCCG
Coding sequences within it:
- a CDS encoding Hsp20/alpha crystallin family protein, whose amino-acid sequence is MARNPWQELENMQRHLRALQNHPGGDEGISSWVPSTDIIDDEDGLHFYLDLPGVQKDSLEVSTEQNTLSVKAHRVYEESQGQTTHRQERPQGSFSRSFNIPASYDIEAVEASYEGGVMHLNVPRSEKTRARKVSVQVGS